The Sphingomonas sp. So64.6b genome includes a region encoding these proteins:
- a CDS encoding enoyl-CoA hydratase, producing the protein MASEGREYEQLTYEEPASKVARIVMNRPNRRNAQGITMTYELDDAFKRACHDDEINVIIFAAAGDHFNAGHDLSGEGPQNPLSDKVAGLWGGGYEGKGWSGSYAREKEIYLEITERWRNAPKPTIAEVQGSVISGGMMLTWMCDLIVCSDDARFRDATAAEMGIPGVEFFQHPYEMSVRQAKEWLMTGGWMTAHEAERRGMVNHVVSREHLTERTLELAKTIAANNPFTMKLVKQSVNFAQDQMGRKASMDHAFHLHQIGHMQALIVNGFPIDLDSLPPLVRANVDKLVATRKLATAG; encoded by the coding sequence ATGGCCTCTGAGGGTCGCGAATACGAGCAGCTAACCTATGAGGAGCCCGCTTCCAAGGTCGCACGGATTGTTATGAACCGGCCCAACCGACGCAATGCGCAGGGCATAACCATGACCTATGAGCTCGACGACGCGTTCAAGCGCGCCTGCCACGACGACGAGATCAATGTGATCATCTTTGCCGCCGCGGGCGATCACTTCAATGCCGGGCACGACCTCAGCGGCGAGGGCCCGCAGAACCCTCTATCGGACAAGGTGGCCGGCCTGTGGGGCGGAGGTTATGAAGGGAAAGGTTGGAGCGGTTCGTACGCCCGCGAGAAGGAAATCTATCTGGAGATCACCGAGCGTTGGCGCAACGCGCCAAAGCCGACGATCGCCGAAGTTCAGGGGTCCGTGATTTCGGGCGGAATGATGCTCACATGGATGTGTGACCTCATTGTCTGCTCGGACGATGCACGGTTCCGCGACGCCACGGCGGCCGAGATGGGTATCCCCGGCGTGGAATTCTTCCAGCATCCTTATGAGATGAGCGTCCGCCAAGCGAAAGAATGGCTGATGACTGGCGGTTGGATGACCGCGCATGAAGCGGAGCGGCGAGGCATGGTCAACCATGTGGTTTCGCGGGAGCATTTGACCGAGCGAACGCTCGAACTGGCCAAAACCATCGCCGCCAATAATCCTTTCACCATGAAGCTGGTCAAACAGTCGGTGAACTTCGCGCAGGATCAAATGGGACGAAAGGCGTCCATGGACCACGCCTTCCACCTTCACCAGATCGGCCACATGCAGGCGCTGATCGTCAACGGTTTCCCGATCGACCTCGACAGTCTGCCGCCGCTCGTCCGCGCAAATGTCGACAAGCTGGTCGCCACGCGTAAGCTGGCGACTGCGGGCTAG
- a CDS encoding SDR family oxidoreductase — translation MSKLAGKVALISGSGRGIGRALALKLASEGASVVINDLDEGPAAEVVRDIREAGGKAATCVGNVTDADFGERFVQAALNEFNGLDIIVNNAGYTLDGVIQKQTDVQFQKMLDVHTVAPFRILRAAADAIRTFAKQEAAEGREVIRKVVNVSSMAGTHGNAGQVNYSSAKAAMIGMTKTLSKEWGRYKTCVNCVSFGFIETRLTRAMEDAESRIVIEGKEIQAGVPGTTLHSLAHMIPLGRAGKPEEAANAIYLFCAPESDYISGQVISVSGGLSL, via the coding sequence ATGTCCAAACTTGCGGGAAAAGTTGCTCTGATTTCCGGTTCTGGTCGCGGGATCGGTCGCGCGCTTGCCCTGAAGCTTGCCTCGGAGGGCGCAAGTGTTGTCATCAACGACCTTGACGAAGGCCCCGCCGCTGAGGTGGTTCGAGACATTCGCGAGGCTGGCGGCAAGGCCGCGACGTGCGTCGGCAACGTAACGGATGCCGATTTCGGGGAGCGCTTCGTGCAGGCTGCGCTCAACGAATTCAATGGCTTGGACATCATCGTCAACAATGCCGGCTATACGCTCGATGGGGTCATCCAAAAGCAGACCGATGTGCAATTCCAGAAGATGCTGGACGTTCACACCGTAGCGCCATTCCGCATCTTGCGAGCGGCGGCCGATGCGATCCGTACCTTCGCCAAGCAGGAGGCTGCTGAAGGTCGCGAAGTGATCCGCAAGGTCGTCAACGTCTCGTCTATGGCCGGCACCCACGGCAATGCTGGCCAAGTGAACTATTCGTCGGCAAAGGCCGCGATGATAGGCATGACAAAGACGCTCTCGAAGGAATGGGGCCGCTACAAAACGTGCGTCAATTGCGTGAGCTTCGGTTTTATCGAGACGCGGCTAACCAGGGCGATGGAAGATGCTGAATCCCGCATCGTCATCGAAGGCAAGGAAATCCAAGCTGGGGTGCCAGGTACCACGCTGCATTCTCTTGCCCATATGATCCCGCTCGGACGCGCCGGCAAGCCGGAGGAGGCCGCGAACGCCATCTATCTCTTCTGCGCGCCGGAAAGCGACTACATCAGCGGCCAAGTCATATCGGTGAGCGGTGGCCTGAGTCTGTGA
- a CDS encoding AMP-binding protein, which produces MANERPSYVSAIRAAVETIPDAPASIFEGRSRSWADVLGRAARIAGGLGALGIKAGDRVSVLSHNSDDYLTLYLAVPWAGAVLVPLNCRWSEAENRMAIADCEPSLIFVSDDMAVANEGLFSPDEHPWLVSLGQERPGWRTLDELLASEPVDDAGRGGDDLLAIFYTGGTTGRSKGAMLSHAGFIANCRAMRESDVFPEGCRALIVPPLFHLAAVAMMTMAMLAGGVAVIAKSFDPIGALDLIAAEGVTDALLVPTMIQMILDAPGFDSAKLSRVNTILYGASPMQEATLDRIIEAAPQVDFVQLYGMTEVSCTAALLPPEYHRGAHREAGHHRGAGKPIRNTEIIVADEAGNKLPIGDVGEVLVRGPGVMLGYWNQPELTAETLRDGWMHTGDGGRLDEHGILYVVDRLKDMIVSGGENIYSAEVESVLALHPGVVQAAVIGVPDDRWGERVHAVILPRPGSDVSEAALFAHCRERIAGYKCPRSIEFRSESLPLSPAGKVLKTELRKSYWKGRARNVA; this is translated from the coding sequence GTGGCTAACGAGCGGCCAAGCTATGTCAGTGCGATCCGCGCCGCGGTTGAAACCATACCCGATGCGCCCGCCTCGATCTTCGAAGGGCGCTCGCGCAGTTGGGCGGACGTGCTTGGTCGCGCCGCGCGGATCGCCGGTGGGCTTGGGGCGCTGGGCATTAAGGCGGGTGACCGTGTCAGTGTGCTTTCACACAATAGCGACGATTACTTGACGCTCTATCTCGCGGTGCCGTGGGCAGGGGCAGTGCTGGTGCCCCTTAACTGCCGTTGGAGTGAAGCCGAGAACCGCATGGCAATCGCGGATTGCGAGCCCAGTCTGATTTTCGTCAGCGACGACATGGCGGTTGCGAATGAGGGGTTGTTCAGCCCGGACGAGCATCCATGGTTAGTCTCTCTCGGGCAGGAGCGGCCGGGCTGGCGAACGCTGGACGAATTGCTTGCCAGTGAGCCCGTCGACGACGCCGGCCGTGGCGGAGACGATTTGCTGGCAATCTTTTACACGGGCGGGACGACTGGGCGCTCCAAAGGCGCGATGCTGAGTCATGCCGGCTTTATCGCGAATTGTCGGGCCATGCGCGAGTCGGACGTATTTCCCGAGGGGTGTCGCGCGCTGATCGTACCGCCGCTGTTCCACCTCGCTGCCGTTGCCATGATGACCATGGCGATGCTCGCGGGTGGTGTAGCGGTGATCGCCAAGAGTTTCGACCCGATTGGCGCGCTCGACCTGATCGCCGCTGAGGGCGTGACCGATGCGCTGCTGGTTCCGACGATGATCCAGATGATTCTCGACGCGCCGGGTTTCGACTCCGCCAAGCTCAGCCGTGTGAACACGATCCTGTATGGCGCTTCTCCAATGCAGGAAGCCACGCTCGATCGCATTATTGAAGCAGCACCGCAGGTCGATTTCGTTCAGCTCTACGGGATGACCGAAGTTTCCTGCACCGCGGCATTGCTGCCCCCCGAGTATCATAGGGGTGCGCATCGCGAGGCGGGGCACCACCGGGGCGCAGGCAAGCCGATCCGGAACACCGAGATCATCGTTGCGGACGAAGCGGGCAATAAACTGCCGATCGGCGACGTCGGCGAAGTTCTGGTACGGGGCCCTGGTGTGATGCTCGGTTATTGGAACCAGCCGGAGCTAACCGCAGAGACGCTTCGGGACGGCTGGATGCACACCGGAGACGGCGGCCGGCTCGATGAGCACGGCATTCTCTATGTCGTTGATCGGCTGAAGGACATGATCGTCTCAGGCGGCGAAAACATCTATTCAGCCGAAGTCGAAAGCGTGCTGGCTCTCCACCCGGGAGTCGTGCAAGCTGCGGTGATCGGCGTTCCGGACGATCGCTGGGGCGAGCGAGTCCACGCCGTCATCCTGCCACGCCCCGGCAGCGACGTCAGCGAAGCGGCTCTGTTCGCGCATTGCCGCGAGCGTATCGCTGGTTACAAATGCCCGCGATCGATCGAGTTCCGGAGCGAATCCTTGCCGCTTTCGCCCGCCGGCAAAGTGCTTAAGACCGAGTTGCGCAAGTCATATTGGAAAGGGCGTGCGCGCAATGTCGCCTGA
- a CDS encoding acyl-CoA dehydrogenase family protein, translating to MSPERSPWIDDELAMLDEQATRFIEAELVPQRERWDRDGQVDRAAWSKAAEAGILCASIPAEYGGGGGTLAHEAVIHQALSRAGLGGSFGTGNTIHSAIVAHYILAYGTEEQKQRWLPGMASGERIGAIAMTEPGVGSDLQNVSTRATAARGGWLLSGAKTFISNGQTADLIVVAARTGAKAGGKDVSLLVFEAEHAEGFRRGRNLEKIGMHGQDTSELFFDDVFVAADNLLGGEGGGFAQLMHQLAWERTIIALDAVVNMERAVALTTNYVRERKAFGKALFELQNTQFVLADCATQASVGRAFVDSLMVKLLAGQLDAVTAAKAKLWCTEAQCKVIDACQQLFGGYGYMAEYPIARMFADARVSRVYGGASEIMKLIIARAL from the coding sequence ATGTCGCCTGAGCGCTCTCCATGGATCGACGATGAACTCGCCATGCTCGACGAGCAGGCGACTCGCTTCATCGAGGCGGAGCTCGTGCCCCAACGCGAACGCTGGGACCGCGACGGCCAAGTCGACCGCGCCGCCTGGAGCAAGGCAGCCGAGGCTGGCATCCTCTGCGCCAGCATTCCCGCGGAATATGGCGGCGGAGGGGGCACGCTCGCGCACGAAGCAGTGATCCACCAAGCGCTGTCGCGCGCGGGATTAGGAGGCAGCTTCGGCACCGGCAATACGATCCATTCGGCGATCGTCGCGCATTATATCCTCGCTTACGGCACGGAGGAGCAGAAGCAACGCTGGCTGCCCGGGATGGCGAGCGGCGAGCGCATCGGCGCGATCGCGATGACCGAGCCGGGTGTGGGATCGGACCTGCAGAACGTCAGCACCCGCGCCACTGCGGCGCGGGGCGGCTGGCTGCTGAGCGGCGCAAAAACCTTTATTTCCAACGGCCAGACCGCGGACTTGATCGTCGTCGCCGCGCGCACCGGTGCCAAAGCCGGGGGAAAGGATGTCTCGCTCTTAGTGTTCGAGGCCGAACATGCCGAAGGATTCCGCCGCGGCCGTAATCTCGAGAAGATCGGAATGCACGGACAGGACACGTCGGAATTGTTCTTCGACGATGTGTTCGTGGCCGCCGACAATCTGCTCGGCGGCGAAGGCGGCGGGTTCGCGCAGCTGATGCATCAGCTCGCATGGGAGCGGACGATCATCGCGCTGGACGCGGTGGTCAACATGGAGCGGGCAGTCGCGCTGACCACCAATTATGTCCGCGAGCGCAAGGCGTTCGGCAAGGCGCTGTTCGAGTTACAGAACACCCAGTTCGTCCTCGCCGATTGCGCGACTCAGGCGAGCGTCGGGCGCGCCTTCGTCGACAGCCTGATGGTGAAATTGCTCGCCGGCCAGCTCGACGCCGTAACCGCCGCCAAGGCCAAATTGTGGTGCACCGAGGCGCAGTGCAAGGTGATCGACGCCTGCCAGCAACTGTTCGGCGGCTATGGCTATATGGCCGAATACCCCATCGCGCGGATGTTCGCCGATGCCCGCGTCAGCCGCGTCTATGGCGGCGCCAGCGAGATCATGAAGCTGATCATCGCCCGCGCGCTGTGA
- a CDS encoding enoyl-CoA hydratase/isomerase family protein — translation MNDCTAISITREGEVDWLTLNRPERLNAIDATMVRELWPYFNGLQADYSRRVVVMRGAGKGFVRGLILPG, via the coding sequence ATGAACGATTGCACCGCGATCAGCATTACCCGGGAAGGGGAGGTTGATTGGTTGACCCTTAACCGGCCGGAGCGCCTCAATGCTATTGACGCGACGATGGTGCGCGAGTTGTGGCCTTATTTCAACGGACTCCAGGCCGACTACTCCCGCCGCGTCGTTGTCATGCGCGGCGCGGGGAAAGGATTTGTGCGGGGCTTAATCTTACCTGGCTGA
- a CDS encoding MaoC family dehydratase N-terminal domain-containing protein, with amino-acid sequence MLDRNAHVGVVSEPRTIQVEKGFLTFFAKATGETDPVYFDEDVARGAGQPAIPAPPTYLFSLAMSAPAKRGGLFDKQNGLGVDMARILHGEQSFAYYKPIHAGDVLTLTTTTSDIYAKKGGALEFIVQDTKAVDASGKLCAEMRSVTVVRND; translated from the coding sequence ATGCTCGATCGCAATGCCCATGTCGGCGTGGTCTCCGAACCGCGCACGATCCAAGTAGAAAAGGGCTTTCTCACATTCTTTGCCAAGGCGACTGGCGAGACCGATCCGGTCTATTTCGACGAGGATGTCGCCCGAGGGGCGGGCCAACCTGCGATACCTGCACCGCCGACTTATCTCTTTTCGTTGGCGATGTCCGCCCCGGCCAAACGCGGCGGCCTGTTCGACAAGCAGAATGGGCTCGGCGTCGACATGGCCCGAATCCTCCACGGCGAGCAGAGTTTCGCTTACTACAAGCCAATCCACGCGGGCGACGTACTGACGCTGACTACCACCACCAGCGACATCTACGCCAAGAAGGGAGGGGCGCTCGAATTCATCGTTCAGGATACAAAGGCTGTGGATGCCAGCGGGAAACTGTGCGCTGAGATGCGGAGCGTGACGGTGGTGCGCAATGACTGA
- a CDS encoding putative immunity protein, producing the protein MIEPESARLDLAARSCNMPSSQNFQSKRDGIVELAKSVQTLSESDRRSVAGWAADCADRVLWLFEAENPHDDRPRAAIARTRAFARGQANTAEEIRRRFGGGNATHGISPAAAAAAKAAGQASAICHMGAHALGAAGYAVKAASLAASDQAEAAENEIRWQLQHMTSDVRSALRSFPPVGENRSGPLGPGLLASGQIGMIIRQLQTRIAENQAH; encoded by the coding sequence TTGATCGAGCCAGAATCGGCTCGTTTGGATTTGGCGGCGAGATCCTGCAACATGCCAAGCTCACAAAACTTTCAATCGAAGCGCGATGGAATTGTAGAATTGGCGAAGTCTGTGCAGACGTTAAGCGAATCCGACAGGCGTTCGGTTGCTGGATGGGCTGCCGATTGTGCAGACCGAGTCCTGTGGTTGTTTGAGGCTGAAAACCCCCACGATGATCGCCCTCGTGCCGCCATTGCCCGGACGCGAGCTTTTGCTCGAGGACAGGCGAACACTGCTGAGGAAATACGTCGACGCTTTGGCGGAGGCAATGCAACCCATGGGATTTCGCCCGCGGCTGCAGCAGCAGCCAAAGCCGCCGGCCAAGCCTCAGCGATCTGCCATATGGGTGCACATGCGCTGGGAGCAGCAGGATATGCCGTAAAAGCCGCCAGTCTCGCCGCATCAGATCAAGCGGAAGCCGCCGAGAACGAAATCAGGTGGCAATTGCAACACATGACGTCAGACGTGCGCTCTGCACTGCGTTCCTTTCCACCGGTCGGGGAGAATCGATCGGGCCCTCTCGGACCAGGCCTCCTCGCATCGGGCCAGATCGGAATGATCATCCGTCAACTCCAGACCCGCATCGCCGAAAACCAGGCTCATTGA
- a CDS encoding enoyl-CoA hydratase-related protein, translating to MALAADLRIAGSSAKMNVTFVSLGLSGCELGTSYFLPRMLGTSVAAELMMTGRFVQADRAVAIGLVPEVVDDDQLECAARTLVEDLLATSPLRLRKTREILAQAAMVGDLAAVIRLEEHAQIACMQAGSFGRMAAEFGKARRA from the coding sequence TTGGCGCTCGCCGCAGATCTCCGCATCGCCGGATCCAGCGCCAAGATGAACGTGACCTTCGTAAGTCTCGGCCTTTCAGGCTGCGAGCTGGGCACGAGCTACTTCCTCCCGCGAATGCTCGGCACATCCGTTGCGGCCGAGCTGATGATGACAGGCCGCTTCGTTCAGGCTGACCGGGCAGTCGCCATCGGCCTCGTGCCGGAAGTAGTCGATGACGATCAACTCGAGTGCGCCGCGCGCACCTTGGTCGAGGACCTGCTCGCTACATCGCCTTTGCGGCTGCGAAAGACCAGGGAGATACTCGCGCAAGCAGCAATGGTTGGAGATCTAGCGGCGGTCATCCGGTTGGAGGAGCACGCCCAGATAGCGTGTATGCAAGCTGGCTCCTTCGGCCGAATGGCCGCCGAGTTCGGAAAGGCTCGCCGCGCTTGA
- a CDS encoding MaoC/PaaZ C-terminal domain-containing protein, whose translation MTDGDTLPELVRGPITRGTLALFAGASHDHVLLHIDSDFAKAAGMNDVFAHGMLSMAYLAQALRDWAPGARIRHWNVRFTAITPLHSTVHCFGEVVETFQEDSGRSARLKVGARTDQGIRTLDGEAIIAID comes from the coding sequence ATGACTGACGGCGACACCCTTCCCGAGCTGGTGCGCGGACCGATTACGCGCGGCACGCTGGCCTTGTTCGCGGGCGCCAGCCACGACCACGTCCTCCTGCACATCGACAGCGATTTCGCGAAGGCGGCCGGAATGAACGACGTGTTCGCCCATGGCATGCTCTCGATGGCGTACCTCGCTCAAGCGCTTCGCGATTGGGCGCCGGGCGCGCGTATCCGTCATTGGAACGTGCGGTTTACCGCAATTACGCCGCTGCACTCCACGGTCCATTGCTTCGGCGAAGTGGTCGAAACTTTCCAGGAGGATAGCGGACGCAGCGCTCGTCTAAAGGTCGGCGCGCGGACCGACCAAGGCATTCGGACGCTCGATGGCGAAGCAATCATCGCAATTGATTGA
- a CDS encoding lipid-transfer protein, with amino-acid sequence MNKVRVAGVGMIPFTKPGQSEDWDVMAEKAIRLSLADAGVSYDQIQQAYAGYVYGDSTAGQSALYRVGVTGIPIVNVNNNCSTGSTALYLARQMVEAGVVECVLAVGFEQMLPGALGMMFNDRKRTLDMALKRQDQLQAKNDHSPFAAQQFGGAGLNHQARYGTSDEAFGLVSVKARRHAANNPMALFRDPITLEEVMASKHLYGPITRFQACPPTCGAAAAVLVSPAFAAKHNLDASVEIVAQALTTDMPGTFEDRGMMSVVGYDMAKEAARQVYETAGVGPDDIQAVELHDCFTPNELISYEALGLTAEGTAEQYIRDGQNSYGGKHVINPSGGLLSKGHPLGATGLAQCFELTHQLRGTANKRQVENMQFALQHNVGLGGACVVTLYGKAA; translated from the coding sequence ATGAACAAGGTACGCGTCGCCGGCGTCGGCATGATCCCCTTCACCAAGCCGGGCCAAAGCGAGGACTGGGACGTGATGGCCGAAAAGGCGATCCGGCTTTCCCTCGCCGATGCCGGGGTGAGCTATGACCAGATCCAGCAGGCCTATGCCGGCTATGTCTATGGCGATTCCACCGCGGGTCAGTCGGCGCTGTACCGCGTTGGGGTGACTGGCATCCCGATTGTCAACGTCAACAACAACTGTTCGACCGGATCGACCGCGCTCTATCTGGCGCGGCAGATGGTCGAGGCGGGTGTGGTGGAGTGCGTGCTCGCGGTCGGCTTCGAGCAGATGCTGCCGGGCGCACTCGGCATGATGTTCAACGACCGCAAGCGCACGCTCGACATGGCGCTAAAGCGGCAGGATCAGTTACAGGCGAAGAATGATCATTCGCCTTTTGCCGCGCAGCAATTCGGCGGTGCGGGTCTTAACCATCAGGCACGCTACGGCACTAGCGACGAGGCGTTCGGGCTGGTCAGCGTCAAGGCCCGCCGCCACGCCGCGAACAACCCGATGGCGCTGTTCCGCGACCCAATCACCCTGGAGGAGGTGATGGCATCGAAGCATCTCTACGGCCCGATCACGCGTTTCCAGGCGTGTCCACCGACCTGCGGTGCAGCGGCGGCAGTGCTAGTCTCGCCCGCTTTTGCGGCAAAACACAATCTCGACGCCTCGGTCGAGATCGTCGCGCAGGCGCTCACCACCGACATGCCCGGCACATTCGAAGATCGCGGCATGATGAGCGTCGTCGGCTACGACATGGCCAAGGAAGCCGCTCGGCAGGTTTACGAGACGGCGGGCGTCGGCCCGGACGATATTCAGGCCGTCGAACTGCACGATTGCTTCACACCGAACGAACTGATCTCGTACGAAGCGCTTGGGCTCACCGCCGAAGGCACGGCCGAGCAATATATCCGCGACGGCCAGAACAGCTATGGCGGCAAGCATGTCATCAATCCCTCGGGCGGGCTGCTGTCCAAGGGTCACCCGCTCGGCGCGACCGGCCTCGCCCAATGCTTTGAGTTGACCCACCAGTTGCGCGGCACGGCGAACAAGCGGCAGGTCGAGAATATGCAGTTCGCCCTTCAGCACAATGTCGGGCTGGGTGGGGCATGTGTGGTGACGCTTTACGGTAAGGCGGCCTGA
- a CDS encoding SDR family oxidoreductase → MTDIVNRTAFITGGANGIGRSIAKSLAGAGANIALVDLDADALERTKAELGNMTQVFTAVLDVRNRSAYASVAAEVEAKLGPVSLLVNNAGVAGGAPADRLTYEVWGWSMGINLDGVINGVQTFLPRMIERGAGGHIVNTASGAGLYTSAGNALYCTAKFAVVGMSEALGAELEHHGIGVTLLCPGPVATDIINRTRAVQPKVTKPMSAEQRSEVFAKNDEMKNYLAKGVPPDAVGEMTLTAIRDNLFYVHTDRSSISRIEERGKALLDAMPVA, encoded by the coding sequence ATGACTGATATTGTCAACCGTACGGCCTTCATCACTGGAGGCGCCAATGGAATCGGCCGCAGCATCGCGAAGTCATTGGCGGGAGCCGGGGCGAACATTGCCCTTGTTGACCTAGACGCAGACGCTCTCGAAAGGACGAAGGCCGAGCTGGGTAACATGACCCAAGTCTTCACAGCCGTTCTGGACGTCCGCAACCGCTCCGCCTACGCGAGCGTAGCAGCCGAAGTGGAGGCGAAGCTCGGGCCGGTATCGCTCCTGGTGAACAATGCCGGGGTGGCGGGCGGCGCCCCTGCCGACAGACTCACCTACGAGGTGTGGGGCTGGAGTATGGGAATCAATCTGGACGGTGTGATTAACGGGGTCCAGACCTTCCTTCCCCGGATGATCGAGCGCGGCGCCGGCGGTCACATTGTCAATACGGCTTCCGGCGCAGGGCTATACACAAGTGCCGGGAACGCACTTTATTGCACCGCCAAGTTCGCCGTAGTCGGGATGAGCGAGGCGCTCGGCGCCGAACTTGAACATCACGGAATCGGCGTGACCCTATTGTGTCCCGGCCCAGTGGCAACGGACATCATCAACCGGACACGCGCCGTTCAGCCAAAGGTGACAAAGCCGATGTCTGCGGAACAGCGGAGCGAGGTGTTCGCCAAGAACGATGAGATGAAAAACTACCTCGCGAAAGGCGTTCCGCCAGACGCGGTGGGCGAGATGACCCTTACCGCAATCCGCGACAATCTCTTTTACGTTCATACCGACCGTTCGTCGATCAGTAGGATCGAGGAGCGCGGCAAGGCTCTACTCGATGCGATGCCGGTTGCGTGA
- a CDS encoding IS5 family transposase (programmed frameshift) yields the protein MTDLIWLSEAQMRRIEPPFPLSHGVPRVDDRRIISGIIFVIRKGLRWRDAPADYGPPKTIYNRFVRWSRLGVFNKIFAGLAAKGGRPDRLMIDATHLKAHRTAASLLKRGMFPRRIGRTKGGLNSKLHAVCDGQGRPLIMLLSEGQMSDYKGAALMLDTLPKAKVLLGDRGYDADWFRAALAERKITACIPSKVNRKVPILHDTALYRQRHKIEIMFGRLKDWRRIHTRYDRCAHTFMSVICIAATVIFWLNQ from the exons ATGACTGATTTGATTTGGCTATCGGAGGCGCAGATGCGGCGGATAGAGCCGCCTTTCCCGCTGTCGCACGGCGTGCCGCGTGTCGATGATCGGCGGATCATCAGTGGGATTATCTTCGTGATCAGGAAGGGTCTGCGGTGGCGCGATGCACCCGCCGACTATGGTCCGCCCAAGACGATCTACAACCGCTTCGTCCGCTGGAGCCGGTTGGGTGTGTTCAACAAGATCTTCGCAGGCCTCGCAGCAAAGGGCGGCAGGCCGGATCGGTTGATGATCGATGCGACCCACCTGAAGGCGCACCGCACGGCGGCCAGCCTCCTCAAAAGGGGGATGT TTCCCCGACGTATCGGACGCACCAAAGGCGGCCTGAACTCGAAGCTCCATGCTGTGTGCGATGGCCAGGGTCGGCCGCTGATCATGCTGCTGAGCGAGGGGCAGATGAGCGACTATAAGGGTGCCGCTCTCATGCTCGATACCTTGCCCAAAGCCAAGGTCCTGCTCGGCGACAGAGGCTATGACGCCGACTGGTTCCGGGCTGCCCTGGCCGAGCGCAAGATCACCGCCTGCATCCCGTCAAAGGTAAACCGAAAGGTCCCGATCCTCCACGACACCGCGCTCTACCGCCAGCGCCATAAAATCGAGATCATGTTCGGCAGGCTCAAGGACTGGCGCCGCATCCACACCCGCTACGATCGCTGCGCCCATACCTTCATGTCCGTCATCTGCATCGCCGCAACCGTCATCTTCTGGCTCAATCAATGA